A single window of Populus nigra chromosome 17, ddPopNigr1.1, whole genome shotgun sequence DNA harbors:
- the LOC133677404 gene encoding pentatricopeptide repeat-containing protein At3g09650, chloroplastic yields MNLPLPSSSPCSSPSSSPLTSSFPLTLRCPSPPLSTISKLIRLSRLHTATNHINPTTKDLSLATSIPASITSSSNDQTLLSLLRQRKTEEAWVLYTQTPHLPLPTCLSRLVSQLSYQNTPLSLRRAQSILTRLRHECQLHRLDANSLGLLAVSATKSGQLSYAFSLINSMLRSGYLPHVKAWSAVLSRLASAPDGGPTRALKLFNTITRRVRRFSDVTMVADSRPDTAAFNNVLNACANLGDGKMFLKLFEEMPDFGLEPDILTYNIMIKLCARCNRKDLLVFVLERVIEKGIPLCMTTLHSLVAAYVGFGDLETVERMVQAMREGRRDLCKILREANLEDFNEDEENEVLDSSQIGVSVFEKLLPNLVEVSNSEPPLLPKVFAPDSRIFTTLMKGYMKQGRVTDTVRMLEAMRCQDDSKGQPDHITYTTVISALVKAGSMDPARQVLAEMTRIGVPANRITYNILLKGYCQQLQIDKAKELLKEMADDVNIEPDVVSYNTLIDGCILVDDSAGALAFFNEMRTKGIMPTKISYTTLMKAFALSGQPKLANKVFDEMLKDPRVKADLVAWNMLVEGYCRLGLVEEAKTVIQRMKENGFHPDVATYGSLANGISLARKPGEALLLWKEVKERWEVKGEGESSNSDSPLLPLKPDEELLATLADICVRAAFFQKALEIVACMEENGIPPNKTKYKKIYVEMHSRMFTSKHASQARQDRRRERKRAAEAFKFWLGLPNSYYGSEWRLDPGDSDY; encoded by the coding sequence ATGAACTTACCTCTACCCTCATCCTCTCCAtgctcttctccttcttcttctccactCACTAGTTCCTTCCCTCTCACTCTCCGTTGCCCCTCTCCTCCACTTTCCACCATTTCCAAACTCATCCGCCTATCTCGACTACACACAGCCACCAATCATATCAACCCCACTACAAAAGACCTATCTCTCGCCACCTCCATCCCCGCCAGTATCACCTCATCCAGCAATGACCAAACCCTCTTATCACTCCTTCGCCAAAGAAAAACGGAAGAAGCCTGGGTCCTATACACCCAAACACCTCACCTTCCACTACCCACTTGCCTTAGCCGCCTAGTCTCTCAGCTCTCCTACCAAAACACCCCTCTCAGCCTCAGACGCGCCCAGTCCATCCTCACGCGCCTCCGCCATGAATGCCAACTCCACCGACTCGACGCCAATTCCCTTGGTCTTCTCGCTGTCTCCGCTACCAAATCCGGACAGCTCTCTTACGCTTTCTCCCTTATCAACTCCATGCTCCGCTCTGGCTACCTCCCCCATGTCAAGGCCTGGTCTGCCGTCCTCAGCCGCCTCGCTTCAGCCCCGGATGGTGGCCCCACACGAGCCCTTAAGCTTTTTAACACAATTACTCGCCGTGTGCGTCGGTTCTCTGACGTAACAATGGTGGCTGACTCAAGACCTGACACTGCGGCTTTTAATAATGTGCTCAATGCCTGCGCTAATTTGGGAGAtggtaaaatgtttttgaagttGTTTGAGGAAATGCCTGATTTTGGTCTAGAGCCTGATATATTGACTTATAATATTATGATTAAACTATGTGCGAGGTGTAATAGGAAAGATTTGCTTGTGTTTGTTTTAGAGAGGGTGATTGAGAAAGGAATTCCTTTATGTATGACTACATTGCATTCGCTTGTCGCGGCATATGTTGGGTTTGGTGATTTGGAAACTGTGGAGAGAATGGTTCAAGCAATGAGAGAAGGAAGGAGAGATTTGTGTAAGATACTTAGGGAGGCGAATTTGGAGGACTTTAATGAAGATGAGGAGAACGAGGTTTTGGATTCGAGTCAAATTGGGGTAAGTGTGTTTGAGAAGTTGCTTCCAAATTTGGTTGAAGTTAGCAATAGTGAGCCACCGTTGTTGCCGAAAGTGTTTGCTCCTGATTCGAGAATATTCACGACTTTGATGAAGGGTTATATGAAGCAAGGTCGTGTGACAGATACTGTAAGAATGCTGGAAGCAATGAGGTGCCAGGACGATAGCAAAGGTCAACCTGATCACATTACATATACAACCGTTATTTCTGCTCTTGTTAAGGCAGGTTCTATGGATCCTGCTCGTCAAGTGCTTGCTGAGATGACTAGAATTGGTGTGCCAGCAAATAGGATTACTTATAATATTCTGCTCAAAGGTTATTGCCAGCAGCTACAGATAGATAAGGCAAAAGAGCTGCTTAAAGAGATGGCTGATGATGTGAATATTGAGCCTGATGTGGTGTCATATAATACTTTGATTGATGGTTGTATACTGGTTGATGACAGTGCAGGGGCTCTTGCATTTTTCAATGAGATGCGAACAAAGGGAATCATGCCCACTAAGATCAGCTACACTACTTTGATGAAAGCTTTTGCTTTGTCAGGTCAACCAAAGTTGGCTAACAAGGTTTTCGATGAGATGTTGAAAGACCCTCGAGTGAAAGCTGATTTGGTTGCTTGGAACATGTTGGTTGAAGGATACTGTAGATTGGGATTGGTTGAGGAAGCAAAGACAGTAATCCAGAGAATGAAAGAGAATGGTTTCCACCCTGATGTGGCGACTTATGGCAGTCTTGCAAATGGTATATCATTGGCAAGAAAACCAGGAGAGGCGCTTTTGCTCTGGAAAGAAGTGAAGGAACGGTGGGAGGTGAAAGGAGAAGGGGAGAGTTCCAATTCTGATTCTCCTCTCCTGCCATTGAAACCCGATGAAGAGCTGTTGGCAACACTGGCTGATATCTGTGTGAGAGCTGCATTCTTCCAGAAGGCCTTAGAAATTGTGGCTTGCATGGAAGAAAATGGGATACCGCCTAACAAGACCAAGTATAAGAAGATCTATGTAGAGATGCATTCAAGGATGTTTACTAGCAAGCATGCGTCACAGGCCAGGCAGGataggagaagagaaaggaagagaGCAGCCGAGGCTTTCAAGTTTTGGTTGGGTTTGCCCAATTCTTATTATGGCAGTGAGTGGAGGTTAGACCCTGGGGATTCAGATTATTAA
- the LOC133677702 gene encoding LOW QUALITY PROTEIN: E3 ubiquitin-protein ligase UPL4-like (The sequence of the model RefSeq protein was modified relative to this genomic sequence to represent the inferred CDS: inserted 1 base in 1 codon): MGNRGQKRAEMVDELPADKRACSSLEFRPSSSNSLIQTQINTETHNAEIHDADMDTSSSGSVSSHSDEEEPEMDSAHGSCDSEGPRHSSLREYQRQRSSGDHSRLKSCLFNLSERTEPSGQLAALTELCKVLSFCTEDSLSSTMADLLSPVLVRLSRHDSNPDIMLLAIRALTYLCDVFPRASVFLVRHEAIPAICQRLMAVEYLDVAEQCLQALEKITRDQPLPCLQAGAIMAVLCFIDFFSTSVQRVALSTVVNMCKKLPSENFSLFMEAVPILCNLLQYEDRQLVENVAICLIKIAERVSQSSEMLDELCKHGLINQATHLVQLNSRTTLSQPVYNGLIGLLVKLSSGSIVAFRTLYELNISSILKDLLATYDLSHGMSSPHVIDGQGNQVHEVLKLLNELLPTVARNQDAQQLVLDKEAFLANHPDLLHKFGLDIIPSLIQVVNSGANLYVCYGCLYVINKLVYLSKSDMLLELLTNTNFSSFLAGALTRKDHHVLMLALQITETILQKLPDVFVNSFIKEGVFFAIDGLLVPEKWSQLIFPACNGIYLPLNSNQKSSSKVVMRCLCYVFDTGQSLSASETGTCKLEKDTVENLAKHIRISYFALESCDSEKGLTDILQKLRALSAELSDLMNMSVKIGSCTQDEEKCYXILCRIMEKLDGREPVSNFEFIESGIVKILVNYLFNGKYLREKVEPQSTFDDFYVVEKRFEVFARLLSSSDLSEESPLSALIQKLLGALSSLENFPVILSHASKYRSSFAIIPNGCCMSYPCLRVRFVRGEGETCLCNYSEDPVTVDPLSSVNTIEGFLSPKVRIKGTEQIESAAQALEPAENVQFKSPSTANPSEGESSGLVEPDSMAFDLLVMQDNEANLSQPPPELDVNLIQRNPDETLSNDTHIVSVEDIVQSPSCADDSTKSHCPTSCSNGDAMPKLVFYLEGQQLDRTLTLYQAILQQKVKADHEINSTAKLWTQVHTLTYRIAVDTRDDNTQDCPSMAQNSSILDQAVAFMQHPAFFSSMFNCELPSDLDKSSPTNDILFLLKSLEGLNRFIFHLMSHERIHAFAEGLIDNLDNLRVAARPVAQNEFVSSKLTEKLERQMRDSLAVSIGGMPVWCNQLMNSCSFLFSFETRCKYFRLSAFGCQQIQIQPSSHNNSGVSRDRLPSAGSLSRKKFIVLRDQVLESAAQMMDRYAHVKAPIEVVYNEEVGTGLGPTLEFYALVSKEFQKSGIGMWREDHISFPTIESLQAEYSGIVKSPFGLFPRPWSPTVDASDGVQFSEVIKKFFLLGQIVAKALQDGRVLDLPFAKVFYKLILQQELNLYDIQSFDPELGRTLLEFQALVNRKKNMGLVIVENSSSTQDACFWNTRIEDLCLDFTLPGYADYILSFDEDHKIVNMDNLEVYVSHIVDATIHTGISRQVEAFKSGFNQVFPIKHLMIFTEEELERLLCGECDFLAFNELLDHIKFDHGYTASSPPIVNLLEIIKEFEYEQRRSFLQFVTGAPRLPTGGLASLNPKLTIVRKHCSNCEDVDLPSVMTCANYLKLPPYSSKDKMKEKLLYAITEGQGSFHLS; the protein is encoded by the exons ATGGGAAATCGTGGACAAAAACGAGCAGAGATGGTTGATGAACTGCCGGCTGATAAGAGAGCCTGTAGTTCATTGGAGTTTAGACCAAGTTCATCCAACTCGTTAATTCAAACTCAAATAAATACTGAGACACATAATGCTGAAATTCATGATGCTGACATGGATACTTCATCATCTGGTTCGGTATCAAGCCATTCTGATGAGGAAGAACCTGAGATGGATTCAGCTCATGGCTCTTGTGATTCTGAGGGTCCAAGACATAGCAGTCTGCGTGAGTATCAGAGGCAGAGATCCTCTGGTGACCATAGTAGATTGAAgagttgtttatttaatttaagtgAAAGGACGGAGCCTTCTGGACAGTTAGCTGCTCTAACAGAGTTATGTAAAGTGCTTTCGTTTTGTACGGAGGATTCACTTTCTAGTACAATGGCAGACCTGTTATCTCCAGTACTTGTTAGGCTTTCAAGGCATGACAGTAACCCAGATATAATGCTGTTGGCAATAAGGGCTTTAACTTATCTGTGTGATGTGTTTCCCCGAGCATCTGTTTTTCTTGTTAGGCATGAAGCTATTCCCGCTATTTGTCAAAGATTAATGGCCGTTGAATACTTGGATGTAGCTGAACAG TGTTTGCAAGCGTTGGAGAAAATAACTCGTGATCAACCACTTCCATGCTTACAAGCTGGGGCTATCATGGCAGTTCTATGTTTTATAGACTTCTTCTCTACAAGCGTACAA AGAGTTGCACTTTCAACTGTGGTGAACATGTGCAAGAAACTGCCATCAGAaaatttttcacttttcatGGAGGCTGTTCCGATATTATGTAATCTTCTACAATATGAGGATCGACAG CTTGTTGAAAATGTTGCTATTTGCTTGATCAAAATAGCAGAACGAGTCAGTCAGTCATCTGAGATGCTGGATGAACTATGCAAGCATGGACTAATTAATCAAGCTACTCATCTAGTGCAATTGAACAGCCGAACAACTCTATCTCAGCCAGTATACAAT GGTTTGATTGGGCTTCTTGTCAAACTTTCTTCTGGTTCGATTGTCGCTTTCAGGACCCTGTATGAGCTCAATATAAGCAGCATTTTGAAGGACTTACTTGCCACTTATGACCTCTCTCATGGAATGTCTTCTCCTCATGTGATTGATGGGCAGGGCAACCAG GTACATGAAGTGCTCAAGTTGCTAAATGAGCTTCTCCCTACTGTAGCAAGAAATCAAGATGCTCAACAACTTGTGTTGGATAAAGAGGCATTTTTGGCTAATCACCCTGATCTCTTGCACAAGTTTGGATTGGATATAATTCCTTCCTTGATTCAG GTGGTTAATTCTGGTGCAAATCTATATGTTTGCTATGGCTGCTTATATGTCATCAACAAGTTAGTTTATCTCAGCAAATCTGACATGCTTCTGGAATTGCTTACGAATACAAATTTTTCAAG CTTCTTGGCTGGAGCTCTTACTCGTAAAGATCACCATGTGCTGATGTTAGCCCTGCAAATTACCGAGACAATTCTCCAAAAGCTTCCAGATGTTTTTGTAAACTCTTTCATCAAGGAAGGTGTCTTTTTTGCCATTGATGGCCTTCTTGTGCCTGAAAAATGGTCGCAATTGATCTTCCCGGCGTGCAATGGAATCTATCTGCCACTCAATTCAAATCAAAAGTCTTCTTCAAAAGTAGTCATGAGATGTTTATGTTATGTTTTTGATACTGGACAGTCTCTTTCAGCCTCGGAGACGGGAACATGCAAGCTTGAAAAAGACACTGTAGAAAATCTTGCAAAGCATATAAGAATTAGTTACTTTGCTTTAGAATCATGTGACTCTGAGAAAGGATTGACAGATATCCTTCAAAAGCTCAGAGCTCTTTCTGCTGAATTGAGTGATTTGATGAATATGTCTGTCAAAATTGGTTCTTGCACCCAGGATGAAGAGAAATGTT TTATATTGTGTCGAATCATGGAAAAACTTGATGGAAGAGAACCTGTgtctaattttgaatttattgaaagtgGGATTGTGAAGATATTAGTGAATTACTTATTCAATGGAAAATATCTGAGAGAAAAGGTGGAGCCTCAAAGTACATTTGATGATTTCTATGTTGTAGAGAAAAGATTTGAGGTATTTGCAAGGCTATTATCTTCTTCAGACCTATCCGAAGAGTCTCCTTTATCAGCATTAATACAGAAATTGCTGGGTGCGTTATCTTCTTTGGAAAATTTCCCTGTTATTCTGAGCCATGCATCAAAGTACAGATCCTCATTTGCAATCATCCCTAATGGATGTTGCATGTCTTATCCATGCCTAAGAGTTCGTTTTGTCAGGGGAGAGGGCGAAACATGCCTTTGCAACTATTCTGAAGATCCTGTGACAGTAGATCCTCTTTCTTCTGTGAATACAATTGAAGGATTTCTATCTCCTAAAGTTAGAATAAAAGGAACTGAACAAATAGAATCGGCTGCTCAAGCTCTGGAGCCAGCAGAAAATGTACAGTTCAAATCACCATCAACTGCAAACCCCAGTGAAGGGGAAAGTTCAGGACTTGTGGAGCCTGATAGCATGGCTTTTGATTTACTAGTAATGCAG GACAATGAAGCTAACCTATCACAGCCTCCACCAGAACTAGATGTAAATTTGATACAGAGAAATCCTGATGAAACATTATCAAATGATACTCATATT GTCTCAGTGGAGGATATAGTGCAGTCTCCTTCATGTGCTGATGACTCTACGAAAAGTCATTGTCCTACATCCTGTAGCAATGGAGATGCTATGCCAAAACTGGTATTTTACCTAGAAGGACAGCAGCTGGATCGAACTTTGACTCTTTACCAGGCAATACTCCAGCAAAAAGTTAAAGCAGACCATGAAATTAACAGCACAGCAAAGCTGTGGACTCAAGTACACACCTTGACTTACAGAATAGCTGTGGACACTAGGGATGATAATACTCAAGATTGCCCTAGTATGGCTCAAAATTCCTCAATATTAGATCAAGCTGTGGCTTTTATGCAGCATCCTGCATTTTTCTCCAGCATGTTTAATTGTGAACTCCCTTCTGACCTGGATAAGTCTAGTCCCACTAATGATATATTGTTTCTGCTTAAAAGTTTAGAAGGTTTGAACAGGTTTATTTTTCATCTGATGTCTCATGAAAGAATCCATGCATTTGCTGAAGGGCTGATAGATAATTTGGATAATTTAAGGGTTGCAGCTCGCCCAGTAGCACAGAATGAGTTTGTGAGCAGTAAGTTGACAGAGAAATTGGAGCGACAGATGCGGGATTCTCTGGCTGTGTCCATCGGTGGCATGCCTGTGTGGTGCAATCAGCTCATGAATTCATGCTCCTTTTTGTTTAGCTTTGAGACTAGATGTAAATATTTCCGGCTGTCAGCATTTGGCTGTCAGCAAATTCAGATACAGCCTTCATCACATAATAATTCAGGTGTCTCGAGAGACAGGCTACCAAGTGCTGGCAGTTTGTCCCGTAAGAAATTCATAGTTTTACGTGACCAAGTTCTGGAGTCTGCTGCTCAGATGATGGACCGTTATGCCCATGTTAAAGCACCTATTGAAGTGGTATATAATGAAGAAGTTGGTACTGGTCTTGGTCCGACCTTGGAATTTTATGCTCTGGTTAGTAAAGAGTTTCAGAAGTCTGGCATTGGCATGTGGAGGGAGGATCATATTTCATTTCCCACCATCGAGAGCTTGCAGGCAGAATACTCTGGAATTGTGAAGTCTCCATTTGGACTTTTTCCTCGCCCATGGTCACCTACAGTGGATGCATCTGATGGAGTACAGTTTTCTGAGGTTATTAAAAAGTTTTTCCTTCTGGGACAAATTGTAGCCAAGGCTCTTCAAGATGGCAGGGTGCTGGATCTACCATTCGCCAAAGTCTTCTATAAACTTATTCTTCAGCAG GAACTTAATTTGTATGACATCCAGTCCTTTGATCCTGAGCTTGGTAGGACTTTGCTAGAGTTCCAGGCTCTTgtcaacaggaaaaaaaatatgggatTAGTCATTGTAGAAAACTCATCTTCTACTCAAGATGCATGCTTTTGGAACACTAGAATCGAGGATCTCTGTCTTGACTTTACTCTTCCTGGATATGCTGATTACATTCTTAGTTTTGATGAAGATCACAAAATT GTGAATATGGATAACTTGGAGGTGTATGTTTCTCACATTGTGGATGCTACTATACacacaggaatttccagacaAGTTGAAGCATTCAAGTCTGGATTTAACCAG GTTTTTCCAATTAAACATCTTATGATTTTTACTGAGGAGGAACTTGAGCGTTTGCTATGTGGAGAATGTGATTTTTTGGCT TTCAATGAGCTTTTGGATCATATCAAGTTTGATCATGGATACACTGCTAGCAGTCCTCCTATTGTTAAT TTACTGGAAATCATAAAAGAATTTGAATATGAACAACGACGATCATTTCTACAGTTTGTAACTGGGGCACCTCGGCTACCTACAGGAGGCTTGGCGTCTCTGAATCCAAAATTGACCATTGTACGGAAG CATTGCAGCAACTGTGAAGATGTGGACCTTCCCAGTGTGATGACTTGTGCCAATTATCTGAAGTTGCCTCCCTACTCGTCGAAA GATAAGATGAAGGAGAAACTTCTGTATGCCATAACAGAGGGTCAAGGCTCATTCCACCTCTCGTAG